A genome region from Arachis duranensis cultivar V14167 chromosome 8, aradu.V14167.gnm2.J7QH, whole genome shotgun sequence includes the following:
- the LOC107460897 gene encoding uncharacterized protein LOC107460897 — MASFNLKRVLTSNKQKKNNNNERDDFGRFKPGGGGCKKHPKHHQSPGVCSLCLNDRLLQLSSSSSASVIGGGSSCSSSVSSLSSYYSSSSASSCASPVSRHFPLTSEGKRSSTLSIFLLSGAKHNNNNGLLKSRSMAVDHDYHRRSKKKSGFWSKLLPSKSKRINTMEEKDANKVVVLRSSSMRETTVTVATS, encoded by the coding sequence ATGGCGAGCTTCAACCTCAAAAGAGTACTTACCAGTAAcaagcagaagaagaacaataaTAACGAACGAGATGATTTTGGAAGATTCAAACCAGGTGGCGGTGGTTGCAAGAAGCATCCGAAACACCACCAATCCCCCGGCGTGTGCTCTCTCTGTTTGAACGATAGGCTTCTtcaactttcttcttcttctagcGCTTCTGTTATTGGCGGcggttcttcttgttcttcttctgtttCTTCTTTGTCCTcgtattattcttcttcttcagcttctTCCTGTGCTTCTCCCGTATCGCGTCATTTTCCTCTTACTTCTGAAGGAAAACGAAGCTCTACACTTTCGATCTTTCTGTTGAGTGGTGCCAagcataacaataataatggacTTCTCAAGAGTAGGTCAATGGCGGTTGATCATGATTATCATCGTCGAAGCAAGAAGAAGAGTGGATTTTGGTCCAAGTTGCTTCCTTCTAAGAGCAAGAGAATAAATACAATGGAGGAAAAAGACGCTAACAAGGTGGTGGTGCTTCGTTCTAGTTCTATGAGAGAAACAACGGTCACCGTAGCTACCTCatga
- the LOC107460902 gene encoding uncharacterized protein LOC107460902, whose translation MPLGLILGIGRAFRRKRTSSLDILSSKRAPRGYYKGKNCKPTGFHTRKGGYVVVQEKLPNYIVPDLTDFKLKPYVSQCPRDVKTSEASALTK comes from the exons atgCCTCTAGGGCTGATTCTAGGCATAGGAAGAGCTTTTCGAAGGAAGAGGACTTCTTCATTGGACATTCTATCATCAAAACGTGCTCCACGAGGTTACTACAAGGGCAAGAACTGCAAGCCTACTGGTTTCCATACCCGTAAAG GTGGGTATGTGGTGGTGCAAGAAAAATTGCCAAACTATATAGTCCCTGATTTGACAGATTTTAAG CTCAAACCATATGTATCTCAATGTCCTAGAGATGTCAAGACCTCAGAGGCTTCTGCATTGACTAAGTAA
- the LOC107460903 gene encoding isoamylase 3, chloroplastic produces MLHQPLLCGSRAATTAHSTLFASSLSGGINASRTSFAGNSFSGHFGLKLNTQASGSKSNSTGGVFNEGRNSGKLRTSNAHGARSTEGVTEEEALQVIESRPSWKTFPGQAFPLGVSEVDNGINFAIFSQHATAVTLCLVPPESGSMDALDGGMIELALDPHLNKTGDVWHICIEDLPRSNVLYGYRIDGPQDWGKGHRFDSNIVLVDPYAKLIEGRRYFGDISMKLFKFLGTYDFDSLPFDWGENCKLPNIPEKDLVIYEMNVRAFTSDESSGLENNIRGSYLGVIEKIPHLLELGINAVELLPVFEFDEMEFQRRPNPRDHMINTWGYSTINFFSPMSRYASAGGGPVNASREFKLMVKALHSAGIEVILDVVYNHTNEADDPNPYTTSFRGIDNKVYYMLDNDGQLLNYSGCGNTLNCNHPVVMELILDSLRHWVTEYHVDGFRFDLASVLCRGTDGSPLNAPPLIRAIAKDAVLSRCKIIAEPWDCGGLYLVGSFPNWDRWAEWNGKYRDDLRKFFKGDAGMKGSFATRVAGSSDLYKVNNRRPYHSINFVIAHDGFTLYDLVSYNCKHNEANGEGGMDGSNDNFSWNCGFEGETDDASIKALRSRQMKNFHLALMISQGTPMMLMGDEYGHTRYGNNNSYGHDSSINNFLWDQLDARKNDHFRFFSKVIEYRHAHKVFSHENFLSKTDITWHEHNWDNYESKFLAFTLHDNSGGDIYLAFNAHDFFVEVMLPTPPTKRSWFRVVDTNLVSPDDFNLDGLPCKGNTYNIAPYSSILLEAKFSLENPPLTIVQ; encoded by the exons ATGCTTCACCAGCCTTTGCTCTGCGGCTCAAGAGCTGCCACCACCGCTCACTCCACACTCTTCGCTTCCTCACTTTCTGGCGGCATCAACGCCTCCCGCACTTCATTCGCCGGAAACTCCTTCTCCGGTCACTTCGG ATTGAAATTGAACACGCAAGCTTCGGGAAGCAAATCAAATAGCACTGGTGGAGTTTTCAACGAG GGAAGGAACAGTGGCAAGCTTAGGACAAGTAATGCTCACGGTGCTCGTTCAACAGAGGGTGTAACTGAG GAAGAAGCCTTACAAGTGATTGAGAGCAGACCATCATGGAAAACCTTTCCAGGCCAGGCATTTCCATTGGGTGTATCAGAAGTTGACAATGGGATCAattttgctattttttcacaGCATGCAACTGCTGTCACACTTTGTTTAGTCCCTCCTGAGAG tggAAGCATGGATGCACTGGATGGTGGCATGATAGAATTGGCTTTGGATCCTCATTTAAACAAAACAGGGGACGTTTGGCACATTTGCATTGAG GATCTGCCTCGGAGCAATGTTCTGTATGGATATCGCATAGATGGGCCTCAAGACTGGGGTAAGGGGCATCGATTTGACAGCAACATTGTGCTTGTTGATCCTTATGCAAAACTAATAGAAGGTCGGCGATATTTTGGGGACATTAGCATGAAGTTGTTTAAGTTTCTCGGCACATATGATTTTGACAGCTTACCTTTTGACTGGGGAGAAAATTGCAAGCTTCCAAATATTCCTGAG AAAGATCTTGTTATATATGAGATGAATGTCCGTGCATTTACAAGTGATGAATCTAGTGGGCTGGAAAATAACATTCGTGGTAGCTATCTTGGCGTGATTGAGAAG ATCCCACACCTTCTAGAGCTTGGTATCAATGCAGTGGAGTTGCTACCTGTCTTTGAGTTTGACGAAATGGAGTTCCAAAGACGACCAAACCCCAGAGATCACATG ATCAATACATGGGGTTATTCAACAATAAATTTCTTTTCCCCTATGAGTCGCTATGCTAGTGCTGGTGGAGGACCAGTTAATGCTTCCCGGGAATTCAAGTTAATGGTTAAAGCTTTACATTCTGCTGGCATAGAG GTTATTTTGGATGTTGTCTATAATCATACTAATGAGGCAGATGATCCTAATCCTTACACTACTTCATTTCGTGGTATAGATAATAAg GTTTACTACATGTTGGACAATGATGGTCAACTACTGAACTACTCTGGCTGTG GAAATACATTGAATTGTAACCATCCTGTGGTCATGGAGCTCATCCTTGACAGCCTAAGACACTG GGTCACTGAATATCATGTGGATGGATTTCGATTTGATCTTGCAAGTGTCCTTTGTCGAGGAACTGATGGTTCCCCCCTTAACGCTCCCCCTCTGATTAGG GCAATTGCTAAAGATGCAGTCTTATCGAGATGTAAAATTATTGCAGAGCCTTGGGACTGTGGAGGTCTTTATCTTGTTGGAAGTTTCCCAAATTGGGATcg ATGGGCTGAATGGAATGGGAAATACCGTGATGATTTGCGGAAATTTTTCAAG GGTGATGCTGGTATGAAGGGGAGTTTTGCAACTCGGGTTGCTGGATCTTCTGATCTTTATAAA GTGAACAACCGTAGACCATATCATAGTATTAACTTTGTTATTGCACACGATGGGTTTACCTTGTATGATCTTGTGTCATACAATTGCAAG CACAATGAAGCCAATGGCGAAGGTGGAATGGATGGAAGCAATGACAATTTTAGTTGGAACTGTGGTTTTGAAG GGGAAACTGATGATGCTAGCATAAAAGCTTTACGTTCACGACAAATGAAAAACTTCCATTTGGCATTGATGATATCTCAG GGCACACCTATGATGCTAATGGGAGACGAGTATGGCCACACTCGCTATGGAAATAACAATAGTTATGGGCATGATTCttctattaataatttcttGTGGGATCAG ttGGATGCGCGGAAGAATGACCACTTTAGGTTTTTCTCCAAAGTTATAGAGTACCGGCATGCACATAAAGTATTCAGTCATGAAAATTTTCTCAGCAAG ACTGACATCACGTGGCATGAACACAATTGGGACAACTATGAAAGCAAATTTCTTGCATTCAC TCTTCATGACAACAGTGGAGGAGACATCTATTTGGCATTTAATGCTCATGACTTCTTTGTTGAGGTTATGCTTCCAACACCTCCAACTAAGAGGAGCTGGTTTCGTGTG GTGGATACTAATCTTGTCTCTCCCGATGACTTTAACCTTGATGGTCTCCCCTGCAAAGGAAATACCTACAACATTGCACCATACTCCTCCATTCTTCTTGAGGCCAAGTTTTCATTGGAGAATCCCCCTCTCACAATTGTACAATAA
- the LOC107460909 gene encoding blue copper protein: MVFSKALVLALFLAMNMALPTIATVYTVGDTSGWATGGDYSTWASGKNFIVGDSLVFNYGSGHTVDEVKESDYKSCSTGNSISTDSSGATTIPLKTSGTHYFICSVPGHCSGGMKLAVTVKDGKSSSSTTTPSSSGKGSPPSSTTATPKSNASSSVSRVTPIVVLIVSLISCCVLNMV, from the exons ATGGTTTTCTCTAAAGCATTGGTTTTGGCACTCTTTCTAGCAATGAACATGGCCTTGCCAACCATTGCAACTGTTTACACTGTAGGAGATACCTCAGGTTGGGCCACTGGTGGTGATTATAGCACTTGGGCTAGTGGCAAGAACTTTATAGTTGGTGATAGCCTTG TTTTTAACTACGGATCCGGGCACACGGTGGACGAGGTGAAAGAAAGCGACTACAAATCATGCAGCACAGGGAATTCCATTAGCACAGATAGCAGTGGCGCCACCACCATACCTCTCAAGACTTCAGGCACACATTACTTCATTTGTAGTGTTCCTGGACACTGTTCTGGTGGAATGAAGCTTGCAGTTACTGTCAAGGATggaaaatcatcatcatccacTACTACTCCTTCTTCTTCTGGAAAGGGTTCACCACCTTCCTCAACAACAGCCACACCAAAATCCAATGCATCTTCTTCAGTGAGTAGGGTCACTCCAATTGTTGTGTTGATTGTTTCTTTGATCTCATGCTGTGTTTTGAATATGGTATGA
- the LOC107460907 gene encoding 28 kDa ribonucleoprotein, chloroplastic isoform X1, with product MALLSSLCIPSTTHLSTHNHSFSSFSNIHNHSITTINPFSSFQSLQLSLPYHTPTLLTTKQNPNFTLRFSQQAQAEAEAAPSVSTDEHAEQEVSQTRLLAQNVPWTSTPEDIRSLFERYGKVLQVELSMYNKTKNRGLAFVEMSSPEEARAALQNLESYEFDGRILKLNYAHIKKKKTPPPVKPKPVTFNLFVANLHYEARSKDLKEFFDDGSGSVVSAAVIFHDNPRRSSGYGFVAFKSKKQADSALNEFQGKVTLKIFMGRPIRVARGRQFVKERAKEGETSEDTASELNGEEADKAD from the exons ATGGCGCTACTCTCTAGTCTTTGCATTCCTTCAACCACGCACCTCTCTACGCACAACCATtctttctcatcattctccAACATTCACAACCATTCCATCACCACCATCAATCCATTCTCTTCCTTTCAATCCCTGCAATTATCACTTCCTTATCACACCCCAACACTCCTCACAACCaaacaaaaccctaatttcacTCTCAGATTTTCCCAACAGGCTCAGGCTGAGGCTGAAGCAGCACCTAGTGTCTCCACCGACGAACATGCAGAGCAAGAGGTTTCCCAGACTAGGTTGCTCGCCCAGAACGTGCCATGGACAAGCACCCCTGAAGACATTCGTTCTTTGTTCGAGAGATATGGAAAAGTGCTCCAAGTTGAG CTCTCAATGTATAACAAGACGAAGAACAGGGGTTTGGCATTTGTGGAAATGAGTTCACCAGAAGAGGCTCGTGCCGCTCTCCAGAATCTCGAATCGTAT GAGTTTGATGGCCGGATATTAAAACTCAATTACgctcatataaaaaagaagaaaactccACCACCCGTGAAACCAAAGCCTGTGACATTTAACTTGTTTGTTGCAAACTTGCACTATGAAGCAAGGTCTAAAGATCTCAAGGAATTTTTTGATGATGGAAGTGGTAGCGTTGTTTCTGCAGCAGTTATATTTCATGATAACCCTAGAAGGTCATCTGGCTATGGTTTTGTGGCCTTCAAATCCAAGAAACAAGCTGATTCAGCACTTAATGAGTTCCAAGGGAAGGTAACTCTCAAG ATCTTTATGGGAAGACCAATCAGGGTAGCTCGTGGTAGGCAATTTGTTAAAGAACGAGCAAAGGAGGGTGAAACATCTGAAGATACGGCTTCTGAGTTGAATGGTGAAGAAGCTGACAAGGCTGATTGA
- the LOC107460907 gene encoding 29 kDa ribonucleoprotein A, chloroplastic isoform X3 yields MALLSSLCIPSTTHLSTHNHSFSSFSNIHNHSITTINPFSSFQSLQLSLPYHTPTLLTTKQNPNFTLRFSQQAQAEAEAAPSVSTDEHAEQEVSQTRLLAQNVPWTSTPEDIRSLFERYGKVLQVELSMYNKTKNRGLAFVEMSSPEEARAALQNLESYEFDGRILKLNYAHIKKKKTPPPVKPKPVTFNLFVANLHYEARSKDLKEFFDDGSGSVVSAAVIFHDNPRRSSGYGFVAFKSKKQADSALNEFQGKIFMGRPIRVARGRQFVKERAKEGETSEDTASELNGEEADKAD; encoded by the exons ATGGCGCTACTCTCTAGTCTTTGCATTCCTTCAACCACGCACCTCTCTACGCACAACCATtctttctcatcattctccAACATTCACAACCATTCCATCACCACCATCAATCCATTCTCTTCCTTTCAATCCCTGCAATTATCACTTCCTTATCACACCCCAACACTCCTCACAACCaaacaaaaccctaatttcacTCTCAGATTTTCCCAACAGGCTCAGGCTGAGGCTGAAGCAGCACCTAGTGTCTCCACCGACGAACATGCAGAGCAAGAGGTTTCCCAGACTAGGTTGCTCGCCCAGAACGTGCCATGGACAAGCACCCCTGAAGACATTCGTTCTTTGTTCGAGAGATATGGAAAAGTGCTCCAAGTTGAG CTCTCAATGTATAACAAGACGAAGAACAGGGGTTTGGCATTTGTGGAAATGAGTTCACCAGAAGAGGCTCGTGCCGCTCTCCAGAATCTCGAATCGTAT GAGTTTGATGGCCGGATATTAAAACTCAATTACgctcatataaaaaagaagaaaactccACCACCCGTGAAACCAAAGCCTGTGACATTTAACTTGTTTGTTGCAAACTTGCACTATGAAGCAAGGTCTAAAGATCTCAAGGAATTTTTTGATGATGGAAGTGGTAGCGTTGTTTCTGCAGCAGTTATATTTCATGATAACCCTAGAAGGTCATCTGGCTATGGTTTTGTGGCCTTCAAATCCAAGAAACAAGCTGATTCAGCACTTAATGAGTTCCAAGGGAAG ATCTTTATGGGAAGACCAATCAGGGTAGCTCGTGGTAGGCAATTTGTTAAAGAACGAGCAAAGGAGGGTGAAACATCTGAAGATACGGCTTCTGAGTTGAATGGTGAAGAAGCTGACAAGGCTGATTGA
- the LOC107460907 gene encoding RNA-binding protein CP33, chloroplastic isoform X2 → MALLSSLCIPSTTHLSTHNHSFSSFSNIHNHSITTINPFSSFQSLQLSLPYHTPTLLTTKQNPNFTLRFSQQAQAEAEAAPSVSTDEHAEQEVSQTRLLAQNVPWTSTPEDIRSLFERYGKVLQVELSMYNKTKNRGLAFVEMSSPEEARAALQNLESYFDGRILKLNYAHIKKKKTPPPVKPKPVTFNLFVANLHYEARSKDLKEFFDDGSGSVVSAAVIFHDNPRRSSGYGFVAFKSKKQADSALNEFQGKVTLKIFMGRPIRVARGRQFVKERAKEGETSEDTASELNGEEADKAD, encoded by the exons ATGGCGCTACTCTCTAGTCTTTGCATTCCTTCAACCACGCACCTCTCTACGCACAACCATtctttctcatcattctccAACATTCACAACCATTCCATCACCACCATCAATCCATTCTCTTCCTTTCAATCCCTGCAATTATCACTTCCTTATCACACCCCAACACTCCTCACAACCaaacaaaaccctaatttcacTCTCAGATTTTCCCAACAGGCTCAGGCTGAGGCTGAAGCAGCACCTAGTGTCTCCACCGACGAACATGCAGAGCAAGAGGTTTCCCAGACTAGGTTGCTCGCCCAGAACGTGCCATGGACAAGCACCCCTGAAGACATTCGTTCTTTGTTCGAGAGATATGGAAAAGTGCTCCAAGTTGAG CTCTCAATGTATAACAAGACGAAGAACAGGGGTTTGGCATTTGTGGAAATGAGTTCACCAGAAGAGGCTCGTGCCGCTCTCCAGAATCTCGAATCGTAT TTTGATGGCCGGATATTAAAACTCAATTACgctcatataaaaaagaagaaaactccACCACCCGTGAAACCAAAGCCTGTGACATTTAACTTGTTTGTTGCAAACTTGCACTATGAAGCAAGGTCTAAAGATCTCAAGGAATTTTTTGATGATGGAAGTGGTAGCGTTGTTTCTGCAGCAGTTATATTTCATGATAACCCTAGAAGGTCATCTGGCTATGGTTTTGTGGCCTTCAAATCCAAGAAACAAGCTGATTCAGCACTTAATGAGTTCCAAGGGAAGGTAACTCTCAAG ATCTTTATGGGAAGACCAATCAGGGTAGCTCGTGGTAGGCAATTTGTTAAAGAACGAGCAAAGGAGGGTGAAACATCTGAAGATACGGCTTCTGAGTTGAATGGTGAAGAAGCTGACAAGGCTGATTGA